A genome region from Desulfobacterales bacterium includes the following:
- a CDS encoding ABC transporter substrate-binding protein, with translation MKKLLVVFALIALVFAAGTIQAKDWKLVRIGVEGAYPPFSYTTADGKLEGFDIDIARALGKAMGVEIKLVPQDWDGIIPALLARKYDAIIASMSITEERKKKVAFTNKYYNTPARFVVKKGIMEEFTRDQVAEVTAGKKIGVQRATIHDNFITDNGGKGVVIKRYATQDEAYMDLRSGRVDMLLADSVAIDGGFLKKPEGKEYHFIGPPLTDKKWFGEGSGIAIRKKDTDLVEMFNKAIVQIRSDGTYKAIQDKYFDFDVYGE, from the coding sequence ATGAAAAAACTTCTTGTTGTATTTGCCCTGATTGCACTGGTATTTGCGGCCGGAACCATCCAAGCCAAAGATTGGAAATTGGTGCGCATCGGCGTGGAAGGCGCTTACCCGCCATTCAGTTATACAACGGCCGACGGCAAACTGGAGGGATTTGACATCGACATTGCTCGAGCATTGGGCAAAGCCATGGGTGTTGAGATCAAGCTGGTGCCCCAGGACTGGGACGGGATCATTCCGGCCCTGCTGGCGCGCAAATATGATGCCATCATCGCCTCCATGTCCATTACCGAAGAGCGCAAGAAAAAAGTGGCTTTCACCAACAAGTACTATAACACGCCCGCCAGATTTGTGGTCAAAAAAGGCATCATGGAAGAATTTACGCGCGACCAGGTTGCAGAAGTCACCGCCGGCAAGAAGATCGGTGTCCAGCGCGCCACCATCCATGACAATTTTATTACCGACAATGGCGGCAAAGGTGTGGTGATCAAACGCTATGCCACCCAGGATGAGGCCTATATGGACCTGCGATCCGGGCGCGTCGACATGTTGCTGGCCGACAGCGTTGCGATTGACGGTGGCTTTCTCAAAAAACCCGAGGGCAAAGAGTACCATTTCATCGGGCCTCCTTTGACGGATAAAAAATGGTTCGGTGAAGGCTCTGGGATTGCCATCCGCAAGAAAGACACGGATCTGGTGGAAATGTTTAACAAGGCCATAGTGCAGATCCGGTCAGATGGCACCTATAAGGCCATCCAGGATAAATACTTTGATTTTGACGTGTACGGCGAATAA
- a CDS encoding LuxR C-terminal-related transcriptional regulator has product MGPIEKDKYLTLLSKAVECSINAIGMTDLEGRLIYVNESAVKLWRYNNREEMLGRFLPEFWEGERIGQTIEELHCKGYSSGQDLAKRKDNTVFNVEYSANLIRDENGEPLAMFGAFVDITKRKTALKLSKKKQQELESKSIELKEVNAALRVLLKKREEDKSELEESVLSNIKNNIEPYLEKLQRGSLNERQKNYIDIIRKNLNDIISPFARNLSSIYYHLTPQEIQIAGLVRQGKTNKEIAAIMSLSLKTIEFHRTNIRKKLGLKTRKANLRTYLMSHG; this is encoded by the coding sequence ATGGGACCCATTGAAAAAGATAAATATTTAACTTTACTGAGCAAGGCCGTTGAGTGCTCCATTAATGCGATTGGCATGACGGATCTCGAAGGCAGGTTAATTTATGTCAACGAATCTGCCGTAAAGCTATGGCGGTATAATAACAGAGAGGAAATGCTGGGCCGGTTTTTGCCCGAATTCTGGGAAGGGGAGCGCATCGGCCAGACCATTGAAGAACTGCATTGCAAGGGGTATTCATCCGGACAGGACCTGGCAAAACGAAAAGATAATACGGTATTCAACGTTGAATACAGCGCCAATTTGATTCGAGATGAAAACGGTGAACCCCTGGCAATGTTTGGCGCTTTTGTTGACATCACCAAACGCAAAACCGCCCTGAAGCTCTCCAAAAAAAAACAGCAGGAATTGGAATCCAAATCAATAGAACTTAAAGAAGTCAATGCCGCCTTACGCGTGCTGCTCAAAAAAAGGGAGGAAGACAAGTCTGAACTTGAAGAAAGCGTGCTTTCCAATATAAAAAATAATATCGAGCCCTATCTGGAAAAGCTGCAAAGAGGCAGCCTGAATGAGAGGCAAAAAAACTATATCGACATTATTCGAAAAAATTTAAACGACATCATCTCACCATTTGCACGTAATTTATCGTCAATTTATTACCATTTAACCCCCCAGGAAATTCAAATTGCCGGCCTTGTCAGACAGGGAAAAACCAACAAAGAAATTGCTGCGATCATGAGCCTTTCCCTGAAGACCATTGAGTTTCATCGCACCAACATTCGCAAAAAACTGGGATTAAAAACCAGAAAAGCAAATCTGAGAACCTATCTGATGTCCCACGGCTAA
- a CDS encoding TetR family transcriptional regulator C-terminal domain-containing protein: protein MALNTRDRIIETGAEIIHRKGFNHTGIQEILTAAGVPKGSFYNYFKSKNDFGLHIIDYFSAHFMQIASEILEDTSISPLNRIYEFLSAFMKHFESQNYAGGCPIGNLAQEMGDLDPAFRKKLNESVELMIDAYCRLLSAAQKDGKISKYLDIKDTASFIVASWHGAIIQMKLNQSLQPLRNHRNFIFDHILKR, encoded by the coding sequence ATGGCGTTAAACACCAGAGACCGGATCATTGAAACCGGTGCCGAAATTATCCATCGCAAAGGATTCAACCACACGGGTATCCAGGAAATATTGACCGCCGCCGGTGTGCCTAAAGGATCATTTTATAATTATTTCAAGAGTAAAAATGACTTTGGGCTTCACATTATCGACTATTTTTCAGCCCACTTTATGCAGATTGCCAGCGAAATCTTGGAGGATACTTCCATTTCACCGCTGAACCGGATCTATGAGTTTTTAAGCGCCTTTATGAAGCATTTTGAATCCCAAAATTATGCCGGCGGTTGTCCGATTGGCAATCTGGCGCAGGAAATGGGGGATTTAGATCCAGCGTTTCGTAAAAAGCTAAATGAATCCGTCGAGTTGATGATCGATGCGTATTGCCGGCTTTTATCCGCCGCCCAGAAAGACGGTAAGATATCAAAATATTTGGATATTAAAGACACAGCCAGTTTTATTGTCGCCAGTTGGCACGGCGCCATCATTCAAATGAAGCTGAACCAAAGCCTGCAACCGCTCAGAAACCACCGCAATTTTATATTTGACCATATTTTAAAAAGATGA
- a CDS encoding VOC family protein, producing MVDKFKTHGAFSWCELMTNDPEAATRFYVELFGWTVDKMQMTHIDMTYTVVKSGEEGLGGIMPIPAAVAGMPPQWGVYVTVDDVDATAKKAEELGAKIVIPLTDIPNVGRMCVFQDPQGAAISIITYVDMD from the coding sequence ATGGTAGACAAATTTAAAACACATGGTGCGTTTAGCTGGTGTGAGTTAATGACAAACGACCCTGAGGCAGCGACCCGATTTTACGTCGAGTTGTTCGGCTGGACGGTTGATAAGATGCAAATGACGCATATAGACATGACCTACACGGTTGTAAAAAGTGGTGAAGAAGGCCTCGGGGGTATCATGCCGATCCCTGCGGCTGTTGCGGGAATGCCGCCGCAATGGGGTGTTTATGTTACGGTTGATGATGTGGACGCTACGGCTAAAAAAGCAGAGGAACTCGGCGCCAAAATCGTGATACCCCTGACGGATATCCCCAACGTCGGCCGCATGTGTGTATTTCAGGATCCCCAGGGAGCGGCCATTTCTATAATCACGTATGTGGATATGGATTAG
- a CDS encoding PAS domain S-box protein — protein MTSDKNKTKDELINELAALKKQITENANSFEQECKLHDRAEEELRLAKVIIDNSPVVLFRRLAGEQPRLVYVSDNIRQMGYTPEDFIEEKILFREIVYPDDMDRVAEEIQQYAEEDAEEYTQFYRIRTKDGQIRWVEDQTSVVRDAEGNKIFNQGLLVDITSRKLAEDEVRKSEEKFRRIVETAGEGFILMDEDLTIIDVNEAYCRMLGYTREEILGKTPLDLASEDFRQFMLANREEILAKEYREFEGTVVAKDGRHVPILIHGSTLRDDQGEVIGNMAFVTDMTEHKKALALAGEVQKSLLPQSKPDVHGLDVAGRNVSCDEIGGDYFDFLWRRENPDGPFSVVVGDITGHGVDSALLMTSARAFLRMRASQPGSISDIVGAMNSHLTQDVLETGRFMTLFYLTVDPQEDRIDWVRAGHDPALLYDPQNDAFQELKGTGMALGVNDTFKYAENRHEGLINGQIIAIGTDGIWEAFNKDGAMFGKQRFKEIIRQNAAAGADDILNAVYNEINQFTEGQKTEDDITLVIIKIKKP, from the coding sequence ATGACATCTGATAAAAACAAAACCAAAGATGAACTCATTAATGAATTAGCAGCGCTTAAGAAGCAAATTACAGAGAATGCGAATTCTTTTGAGCAAGAGTGCAAATTGCACGACCGTGCAGAAGAAGAATTGCGCCTGGCCAAAGTGATCATCGACAACAGCCCTGTGGTTCTCTTTCGACGGTTGGCCGGTGAACAGCCGCGTCTGGTATATGTTTCCGATAACATACGCCAAATGGGATATACCCCCGAAGATTTTATCGAAGAAAAAATTTTATTCCGTGAAATCGTTTATCCCGACGACATGGACCGCGTTGCCGAGGAAATTCAGCAATACGCAGAAGAAGATGCGGAAGAATACACCCAGTTTTACCGTATCAGGACTAAAGACGGCCAAATCCGCTGGGTAGAAGATCAGACCTCGGTGGTAAGGGATGCCGAAGGCAATAAAATTTTTAATCAAGGGCTGCTGGTAGACATCACCAGCCGCAAGCTGGCAGAAGACGAAGTGCGCAAAAGCGAAGAAAAGTTTCGTCGGATTGTGGAGACCGCCGGGGAGGGCTTTATCCTCATGGACGAGGATTTGACCATCATCGACGTCAACGAGGCCTACTGTCGCATGCTCGGTTATACCCGGGAAGAAATCCTGGGTAAAACCCCGCTTGATTTGGCCTCTGAAGATTTCAGACAATTCATGCTAGCCAATCGCGAAGAAATCCTGGCCAAGGAATATCGGGAATTTGAAGGAACAGTGGTGGCCAAAGACGGCCGGCATGTACCGATTTTGATTCACGGCAGCACCTTAAGGGATGATCAAGGAGAGGTTATCGGAAATATGGCATTTGTTACCGATATGACCGAGCATAAAAAAGCCCTCGCACTGGCCGGAGAAGTTCAAAAAAGTCTGCTGCCCCAGAGCAAGCCGGATGTGCACGGTCTGGATGTGGCCGGCCGCAATGTATCCTGCGATGAAATCGGCGGAGACTATTTTGACTTTCTGTGGCGGCGTGAAAATCCCGATGGCCCCTTCAGTGTCGTGGTAGGCGATATCACCGGCCACGGGGTGGATTCAGCCCTGCTGATGACATCAGCCCGCGCGTTTCTGCGCATGCGCGCCTCTCAACCCGGCAGCATTTCAGATATCGTTGGCGCCATGAACAGCCATCTGACCCAGGATGTCCTGGAGACCGGACGCTTTATGACCCTGTTTTATCTGACCGTTGACCCGCAAGAAGACCGCATCGATTGGGTGCGCGCTGGCCATGACCCGGCCCTTTTATATGACCCGCAAAATGACGCTTTCCAGGAGCTCAAAGGCACCGGAATGGCGCTGGGCGTCAACGATACTTTTAAATATGCTGAAAATCGACATGAGGGGTTGATAAACGGTCAAATTATCGCCATTGGCACTGATGGCATCTGGGAAGCGTTCAATAAAGATGGTGCAATGTTTGGCAAACAGCGCTTTAAAGAGATCATTCGCCAAAACGCCGCAGCAGGGGCCGATGATATTCTCAATGCGGTTTACAATGAAATCAATCAGTTTACCGAAGGTCAAAAAACTGAAGATGATATCACACTAGTGATTATTAAGATTAAAAAGCCTTAA
- a CDS encoding mechanosensitive ion channel family protein, with the protein MKEELEAVEKYMDLIVEFAVKYGFQVVYAIIILIIGLIIARWLSNMVVRVCESRHLDITLSRFLGNVVRLTLIAFVLIIVLGKFGITMTPFIAAIGAVAFGSSLALAGLLSNYGAGLSIIITRPFVVNDTIQIQGVSGVVEEVGLAATRLSTEDGEQITIPNKHIVGEILINSFENKVVEASIGISYDDDAQKAIDTIQKALQTIPDIVSEPTPQIGIEEFADSSVNIGIRYWVPTKQYFQTLYQANLAVYKALDQAGITIPFPQRDIHMAAGDQG; encoded by the coding sequence ATGAAGGAAGAATTGGAAGCGGTCGAAAAATATATGGATCTCATCGTAGAATTCGCCGTTAAGTATGGTTTTCAGGTCGTCTATGCCATTATTATCCTGATCATCGGTCTGATCATTGCACGCTGGCTGTCCAATATGGTGGTTCGTGTCTGTGAATCCCGCCATCTGGACATCACCCTCAGTCGTTTTCTGGGAAATGTTGTGCGGTTGACCTTGATTGCATTTGTACTGATCATCGTTCTGGGGAAATTCGGCATCACCATGACGCCATTTATTGCAGCGATCGGTGCGGTGGCTTTTGGCTCCAGTTTGGCGTTGGCAGGGCTGCTGTCAAATTACGGCGCCGGTCTGAGCATTATCATTACCCGACCGTTTGTGGTCAATGATACCATCCAAATCCAGGGTGTCAGCGGTGTGGTGGAAGAAGTTGGCCTGGCTGCCACCCGGCTGTCCACCGAAGACGGAGAGCAAATCACCATTCCCAACAAGCACATCGTCGGTGAGATTCTGATCAACTCATTTGAAAACAAGGTCGTTGAGGCCAGCATTGGGATCTCTTATGACGATGATGCCCAAAAAGCCATCGATACCATCCAAAAAGCGCTGCAGACAATACCCGACATCGTCAGCGAGCCGACGCCCCAAATCGGTATTGAGGAATTTGCCGACTCCAGCGTCAATATCGGCATACGATACTGGGTGCCGACCAAACAATATTTTCAAACGCTGTATCAGGCCAATCTGGCTGTTTATAAGGCGCTTGACCAGGCTGGAATTACAATCCCCTTTCCTCAGCGAGACATTCACATGGCAGCCGGAGATCAGGGTTAA
- a CDS encoding PilZ domain-containing protein — protein sequence MSRYIERRAGARVAFKSPLKIKNLKSGTFSNARMVNYCDNGLYFESNCTLAEGAEIILGIENSPFSHHSDVIDVYRTKILWRKRSQSNYYNYGYGALLLSESTEAINVNAKVDMRKYPRWSCCQSVCFSSQSRQYDGVVKNVCPGGLFIETPDDLAVGQTIELKIRDRKTDKIKVLIGEIVRTGSSGVGIQLTKVCDANARQGM from the coding sequence ATGTCGCGATATATTGAAAGAAGAGCTGGCGCACGCGTTGCGTTTAAGTCTCCGCTTAAAATAAAAAATTTAAAAAGCGGCACATTTAGCAATGCCCGTATGGTGAACTATTGCGACAACGGTCTCTATTTTGAATCCAACTGCACCTTGGCTGAAGGCGCCGAGATCATACTGGGTATTGAAAATTCGCCCTTTTCACATCATTCAGATGTCATTGACGTATATCGGACTAAAATTTTGTGGCGTAAACGGTCACAATCCAATTATTACAATTACGGCTACGGCGCCCTATTACTTTCGGAATCCACTGAAGCCATCAATGTCAACGCCAAGGTGGATATGAGAAAATACCCCAGATGGAGCTGTTGCCAATCGGTCTGCTTTTCTTCTCAAAGCCGACAGTATGATGGCGTAGTGAAAAATGTCTGCCCCGGTGGACTATTTATTGAAACCCCTGATGATTTGGCCGTAGGTCAAACCATAGAGTTGAAGATACGCGACCGCAAGACGGATAAGATAAAGGTGCTGATCGGTGAAATCGTGCGCACAGGATCAAGTGGTGTTGGCATCCAGCTAACAAAAGTTTGCGATGCGAATGCAAGGCAAGGCATGTGA
- a CDS encoding LysE family transporter, with protein MAIEFIPLVSFAMVTTFTPGPNNISSASMGVLYGYRETVRYLTGIMVGFFFIMLVCAYVSSALLNTIPSVEPILRVIGAAYILWLAIGTARASYAFDHSNVRPMGFKKGFFLQTLNPKVAVYGLTLYSTFLSSVAGNYFFLAVFALLFAIIAFCATSTWAFGGAAIRKHLHQPRLRMLINTVLVLLLLYTAIELSGITALGG; from the coding sequence ATGGCTATCGAGTTTATTCCGCTGGTTTCATTTGCAATGGTAACCACCTTTACACCGGGGCCTAACAATATTTCCAGCGCGTCCATGGGAGTTCTTTACGGGTACCGAGAAACGGTAAGGTATTTGACAGGGATTATGGTGGGTTTCTTTTTTATCATGCTTGTGTGTGCTTATGTGTCAAGTGCGCTGCTAAACACCATACCATCAGTAGAGCCGATCCTGCGGGTCATCGGCGCGGCCTATATATTATGGCTGGCCATTGGCACCGCCCGGGCAAGTTATGCCTTTGACCATTCTAATGTGAGGCCAATGGGATTTAAAAAGGGTTTTTTTCTCCAGACGCTGAATCCGAAAGTGGCGGTTTACGGCCTCACCCTTTATTCAACCTTTTTGTCATCTGTCGCTGGAAATTATTTTTTTCTGGCGGTGTTTGCCCTGCTGTTTGCCATTATTGCCTTCTGTGCCACTTCAACCTGGGCTTTTGGTGGGGCCGCAATCAGAAAGCATTTGCATCAGCCCAGATTAAGAATGCTGATCAATACGGTGCTTGTATTGCTTTTGCTCTACACCGCAATCGAGCTGTCTGGTATTACCGCACTCGGCGGATGA
- a CDS encoding XRE family transcriptional regulator — MKQTESNIAANLKEIREKRNLSLDQLADLTGVSKSMLRQIETGRSSPTIATIWKIANGLRLSFTTLVSKRPAEVAIMDFNASRPLTAKSKRYRLFPMVPFDPEHAFEIYHVEIEPKTTFEGEPHEGNVEEYVFVLSGKLEVTVDDNHYRAKANQFMRFVANRPHTYYSAGKKMVSAIMMICYLG; from the coding sequence ATGAAACAAACAGAAAGTAACATTGCAGCCAATTTGAAGGAGATCCGAGAAAAAAGGAACCTGAGCCTGGATCAGCTTGCGGACTTAACAGGGGTCAGCAAAAGCATGCTGCGGCAAATTGAAACGGGTCGCTCGAGCCCTACGATTGCCACCATATGGAAAATTGCCAATGGATTGCGGTTGTCGTTTACAACCCTTGTCAGCAAACGACCTGCGGAAGTGGCTATTATGGACTTTAATGCATCAAGGCCATTGACCGCAAAATCAAAACGCTATCGTCTGTTTCCGATGGTTCCGTTTGACCCGGAGCATGCATTTGAGATTTACCATGTCGAGATTGAACCCAAGACCACCTTTGAGGGAGAGCCCCATGAGGGCAATGTAGAAGAATATGTTTTTGTTCTGAGTGGTAAACTTGAAGTTACGGTTGATGATAACCACTACAGGGCTAAAGCCAACCAGTTTATGCGCTTTGTCGCCAATCGCCCGCACACCTACTACAGCGCAGGTAAAAAGATGGTTTCAGCCATTATGATGATCTGCTACCTGGGATAA
- a CDS encoding PP2C family protein-serine/threonine phosphatase produces the protein MTTTNHMQNPGVIEHSKGACVRDESTNMPPSKENRAGSTIRCDDKTDCEIRLLDSGEAGKFINLGQHLKEHRRMRQSLSLAQEVQQNLLPRKTPQMTGLDIAGKSIYCDETGGDYFDYHHLGETGPEQLGVAIGDVSGHGISAALLMAAVRAALRQRVSLGGRLKDIISDVNRQLVGDIEESGQFIGLFYLAVDLRERSLKWVRAGHAPAIVYDPATDTIEELNGPGLALGVDANHQYTENVKRLLKKGQVIVLATDGILEARNPAGRMYGMSSIVNLLRRYKSAAAEQILDVIFRDLQHFQQEAELEDDVTLVVIKIDNED, from the coding sequence ATGACCACAACCAACCATATGCAGAATCCGGGTGTAATCGAACACTCAAAGGGGGCCTGTGTAAGGGATGAATCCACTAATATGCCGCCATCGAAGGAAAATAGAGCGGGTTCAACCATCAGATGCGATGATAAAACCGATTGCGAGATTCGGCTGCTCGACAGTGGCGAGGCAGGTAAATTTATCAACCTGGGTCAGCATTTAAAAGAGCACCGTCGGATGCGCCAATCATTAAGTCTGGCCCAGGAGGTTCAGCAAAACCTATTGCCCCGTAAGACACCGCAAATGACAGGCTTAGACATCGCGGGCAAAAGCATTTACTGCGATGAGACCGGCGGAGATTATTTCGACTATCACCATCTGGGTGAAACCGGTCCTGAACAATTGGGTGTGGCCATCGGGGATGTATCCGGTCATGGTATTTCAGCTGCCCTGCTGATGGCTGCTGTTCGTGCCGCCTTGCGCCAGCGCGTATCTTTGGGAGGGCGTCTTAAGGACATCATATCCGATGTAAACCGCCAGCTGGTCGGCGATATTGAAGAGTCCGGCCAGTTTATCGGATTATTTTACCTGGCGGTGGACCTAAGGGAGCGAAGTCTCAAATGGGTTCGGGCCGGCCATGCGCCTGCGATTGTGTATGATCCCGCTACGGACACCATTGAAGAACTGAATGGTCCGGGTTTGGCGCTGGGTGTGGATGCCAACCATCAGTATACGGAAAATGTTAAACGACTGCTGAAAAAGGGCCAGGTTATTGTGCTGGCAACAGATGGTATTTTGGAGGCGCGCAATCCGGCAGGCAGGATGTATGGCATGTCCTCGATCGTCAATCTTTTGCGGCGATATAAATCTGCCGCAGCCGAGCAGATTTTAGACGTTATTTTTCGTGACCTGCAGCACTTTCAACAAGAAGCTGAATTGGAAGATGACGTTACCCTGGTTGTCATTAAAATCGACAATGAAGATTAA
- a CDS encoding carboxymuconolactone decarboxylase family protein, with the protein MKPFTKGLDTETQLLIALGSAVASGCIPCLESISGMARAESIDEKKMRAAAIIGQFVKDQPAGHMKAKADALLGTHLQMASNQVECPMESNAHNSAGETSAHTPASGCGCS; encoded by the coding sequence ATGAAACCTTTTACCAAAGGCTTAGACACTGAAACCCAACTACTCATTGCTTTAGGCTCAGCGGTGGCCTCCGGCTGCATACCGTGTCTGGAGAGCATTAGCGGGATGGCGCGTGCTGAAAGTATCGATGAAAAAAAGATGCGGGCGGCTGCCATTATCGGCCAGTTTGTCAAGGATCAGCCGGCAGGGCATATGAAGGCCAAAGCAGATGCGCTTTTAGGAACCCATCTTCAGATGGCCTCAAATCAAGTCGAGTGTCCGATGGAATCAAATGCCCACAATAGCGCTGGGGAAACTTCCGCGCATACGCCGGCCAGTGGCTGCGGTTGTTCATAA
- a CDS encoding arsenite methyltransferase, producing the protein MEPKNSDEIRQEVRNRYGEIAKQETSGCGCGTQSSCCGSAPVSIETMSQAFGYTKEQLESAPEGANMGLGCGNPQAIAVLKEGETVLDLGSGGGFDCFLAAKSVGDAGRIIGVDMTADMVSKARRNAEKLGARNVEFRLGEIEHLPVADASVDVILSNCVINLSPEKNKVFKEAWRVLKPGGRLAILDVVALQPLPAEIKNDIALISGCVGGTEQVEDIETMLVETGFADIKIQPKDESRASIREWFPERNLEDYVASATIEARKPI; encoded by the coding sequence ATGGAACCCAAAAATTCAGATGAAATTCGTCAGGAAGTCAGAAACCGGTATGGAGAGATCGCCAAGCAAGAAACATCCGGTTGCGGCTGCGGCACTCAATCATCCTGCTGTGGTTCTGCGCCGGTGTCGATTGAAACCATGTCGCAGGCTTTTGGGTATACCAAAGAGCAGCTGGAAAGTGCACCCGAAGGCGCCAATATGGGGCTGGGCTGTGGCAATCCTCAGGCAATCGCTGTTCTAAAAGAAGGCGAAACGGTGCTGGATCTGGGCAGTGGCGGCGGCTTTGATTGCTTCCTGGCTGCAAAATCGGTCGGTGACGCCGGCCGGATTATTGGCGTTGACATGACGGCCGACATGGTCAGCAAGGCCCGCCGCAATGCCGAGAAGCTAGGCGCGCGCAACGTTGAGTTCCGGTTGGGTGAGATCGAACACCTGCCGGTGGCCGATGCCAGCGTAGATGTCATTTTGTCAAACTGCGTGATCAATCTTTCCCCTGAAAAAAATAAGGTCTTTAAGGAAGCCTGGCGGGTGCTCAAACCCGGCGGCCGTCTAGCCATTTTAGACGTGGTGGCCTTGCAGCCACTGCCGGCTGAAATCAAAAACGATATAGCCCTGATTTCCGGCTGCGTTGGGGGCACTGAGCAAGTCGAAGATATTGAAACGATGCTCGTGGAAACCGGCTTTGCAGATATCAAGATACAGCCTAAAGACGAAAGCCGCGCAAGCATCCGCGAGTGGTTCCCGGAGCGAAATTTGGAAGACTATGTGGCTTCGGCTACGATTGAAGCCAGAAAACCGATTTAG
- a CDS encoding metalloregulator ArsR/SmtB family transcription factor produces the protein MSNNDTKFERYAEIFKALSNPNRLKIFFSLATCCKPGTIGIFEPRSTACVGDIGKDLKIVPSTVSHHIKELRQAGLIKSRRNGQNIECWVDPEIVDELKYFFSF, from the coding sequence ATGTCGAATAATGATACAAAATTTGAACGTTATGCTGAAATCTTTAAAGCATTGTCCAACCCCAACAGGTTAAAGATTTTCTTTAGTCTGGCCACCTGCTGCAAACCGGGCACCATTGGCATCTTTGAGCCCAGAAGTACCGCCTGTGTAGGGGATATCGGCAAGGATTTAAAAATCGTACCATCAACAGTTTCACATCATATTAAGGAGTTACGCCAGGCAGGATTGATCAAATCCCGCCGCAATGGGCAGAATATCGAATGCTGGGTGGATCCGGAGATTGTCGATGAACTAAAATATTTTTTCTCATTTTAG
- a CDS encoding methylated-DNA--[protein]-cysteine S-methyltransferase, whose amino-acid sequence MQTYTACYWSEIGPFEIVGSDKGILTIKFNTDPLVTDNDLPACMMECLRQLEEYFKGRRQNFDVVMRLEGTDFQIAVWRQLQKIPFGETASYGDVARAIDRPKAYRAVGNANNKNPIPLIIPCHRVIGSDGKLAGFGGGIWRKRWLLDHEKSLI is encoded by the coding sequence GTGCAAACCTACACCGCATGCTACTGGTCTGAAATCGGGCCTTTTGAAATTGTCGGCAGCGACAAGGGGATTTTGACGATCAAGTTCAATACTGACCCATTGGTGACGGATAACGACTTGCCGGCCTGTATGATGGAGTGCCTGCGGCAGCTGGAAGAATATTTCAAGGGCCGGCGCCAGAACTTCGACGTTGTGATGCGGCTGGAAGGAACTGATTTTCAAATTGCCGTCTGGCGCCAGCTGCAAAAGATTCCCTTTGGCGAGACGGCCTCATACGGTGATGTGGCCCGCGCCATCGATCGTCCCAAGGCATATCGAGCGGTGGGCAACGCCAACAATAAAAACCCAATCCCTTTGATCATTCCCTGTCACCGCGTGATCGGCAGTGACGGTAAACTGGCCGGGTTCGGAGGCGGGATCTGGCGCAAACGCTGGCTGCTGGATCACGAAAAAAGCCTGATCTAA